Genomic DNA from Microbacterium neungamense:
ACCACGGTCAGCATCGCGGCCCGGCCCGGGGTCTTCTCGGGGTTCTTCGTCTCCTCGTTCATGGTGAGCACGACGTCCCAGCCCCAGAAGATGAAGATGGACAGCGAGAGGCCGGCGGCGAGGGCGCTGAACGTGGGCACCTCGAACGGGTTGAACCACGACCACGAGAACGCGGTCGGCTCCGGCGCCTCGCCGTTGACCACCTTCACGATCGCGACGATCGCGAACAGCACGAGCACGGCGACCTGGAAGCCGACGAGCACGTACTGCACCTTCTGGGTGGTCTGCATGTCGCGGTACGTCACCAGCGTGGCGCCGAGCATGAACAGCAGGCAGACGGACACGTTGATGAGCGGGTTGAAGGCGAGGTCCGCGATGCCGGGGTTGCCGCTGAGCTGGGCGATCAGCAGGAAGAGGAACTCCACCGCGATGCCGGCCAGGTTGGACAGCACGATCACTGTGGCCGCGACCAGGCCCCAGCCGGTCATCCAGCCGATCCACGGGCCGAAGGCCCGCACGCCCCACGTGAACGAGGTGCCGGAGTCGGGCATGACGCGGTTGAGCTCGCGGTATCCGAACGCGGTCAGCAGCATCGGGATGAAGCCGACCAGGATGATGGCGGGCACCTGGGTGCCGACCACCGCGACCGTCGGGCCGAGCGACGCGGTGAGGGTGTAGGCGGGGGCGATGGTGGAGACGCCGATGACCACGGCGCCGAGCACGCCGACCGCCCCGGCGCGCAGGCCCTTCTGCGAGATGCCGGTGGTGACCGGGTCGGACACGTCGTTGTGCGTGAACTGGGACATGGGAAGGTTCAAGCCTCTCCGGCCGCCCGCGTGCGCGGGACGACGATCATGGGTACGGGCAGCTCGTGCAGCATCTTCGCGGCGGTCGAGCCGAGGAAGAGACGACGGGGCTGGGCCAGGCGGCTGGAGCCGACCAGCAGCACCTCGCCGGGCTGCCAGGGCAGGTGGGCGATGGCGACCTCGACGCTCTCGCCCGCGGCGCGCTCGAGCTCAGCGGTGATGCCCTCGGGCAGGGCCTCCCGCGCCTGGGTGAGCACGTCGTCACCGTGCGCGCCCTGCACCAGGGTGATGGTCCCGGTGTCGAGACCGGCGGGCACGTCGAACGGGACGAGGGAGATGAGACGCAGCGAGCCGCCGCTGGCCGTGGTCAGCGCGGCGGCCTCCTCGAGCAGCACGTCGGCGCCGGCTCGGGTGCCCACGGCCGCCGTGACGCGCGAGATCGGGGTGGTCACGTCGGTGTCGCGCGCCGAGCCGGCCGGGGCGAGGGCCACCGGGATCGGCGAGGAGTGCACCAGCTCGGAGGCGACCGAACCCAGGCGATGACGCCCGAACGCGCTGCCGTTGGCGGCGCCGACGACGATCAGCCGGGCGTCGAACTCCTCACCGGCCTGGATCAGCCCCTCGGCGAACGAGTCGCCGAAGCGGACGTGGCCGGTGACGGCCACGTCGTCGGGGACGGATGCCGCGGCGTCCCGCAGCCACTGCTGGGCCTGCCCTCGCACGTGATCCTCGTAGGCGCGCTCGGGCGGCACGGCGGCGCTGCGGGTCCCCTCGGCGGGCAGCACGATCACCAGGTCGAGCGCCATGCCCAGGCCGCGCGCCAGGCGCGCGCCGAGGGCGAGGGCGTCCGCCCCGGCATCCGTCGCCGTGTAGCCGACGACGATCGAGGAGGTCACCGCTCGGCGCTCCCCGCCGCCGCGAGCTGCTCGGCGTCGCCGTTGGCGCGGCTGGCCTCGACGATGTTCGAGGCCACGAGGCGACCCATCCGGATCGCGCCGTCGACGTGCTGGTAGCCGGCGCCGGCCATGTCGCTGCAGGCGAAGTGGATCGGGCCGACCGGGGTGCGCAGGTCCGCGCCGTAGCGGTGCAGACCGCCCAGGTCGAAGCTCGCCGCATACGCGCCGCGGGTCCACTCCTCGCTGCCCCAGTCGCTCTCGTAGTACACGACCGGGTTCTTCGCCTCAGGGCCGTAGTAGTGCGACAGCGACTCGAGGATGCGCTCCTTGCGCTCCTCGGCGGACAGCTGGAACACGCCGTCGGCGTTCTTGTCCGAGACGAAGCCGACCAGGGTGCCGCGCTCGTCGCCGTGGTTGGTGTTGTCGTACGCCTCGTGCGCGAGCTCGTACGGGCTGAACGCGGTGCCGGAGAGGCCGTTGTCGCGCCAGAACGGGCGGTCGTAGACGGCGTGCACCTTGATCACGAAGCCCATCGACAGGTGCTGGTGCAGCTGGTGCTGGCGACGCGGCAGGGCGGGCACGAAGGAGATGCGGTTGTACAGCACCGGGGCGTGCGCGAGGATCGCGAACCGGGCCCGGACGGTGGTGTCGTCGGTGCGGGCGACGACACCGGACGCCGAGCCGGTCGACGGGTCGCCCCACTCCAGGGTGCGCACCGGCTGGTTCAGCAGCACGTCGTCGCCGAGGCGCTCGGCCAGGCGCAGCGGCACCTGCTGCAGGCCGCCCACGACGCGCTCGTCGAGGATGAAGTCCGCGTCGACCAGGTGCGTGAAGCTGCCCGCGGATGCCGCCATCAGCAGCGCCTGCAGGGTGGAGAACGAGTGCGCCGGCTTCGTGAGCATGGCGGGGCCGATGAACAGCGCGATGTTGTCGCGCGCCTCCTGGTCCTCGGTCTCGTTCGCGAGCCACTGCTCGAAGGAGATCGTGTCGAGCGCTTCCGCGTCCGGTGTCTCCCACGGGCGGTCCGGGTCGACCTGCGCGACCATGGCGTCGAGCTTGTCGATCAGGCGGACGAGCTCCTTCTCGGTCTCGGGTGCGACCGGGAAGATGTCCCCGGTGAACCGGGTGAGCTTCCCGTCGCGGCCGATGTAGACGCTGTCGCCCTCGCGGTACCGGGAGTAGGTCTCCAGGCCCAGGTCGGCGAGCGTCTCCTTC
This window encodes:
- a CDS encoding APC family permease; amino-acid sequence: MSQFTHNDVSDPVTTGISQKGLRAGAVGVLGAVVIGVSTIAPAYTLTASLGPTVAVVGTQVPAIILVGFIPMLLTAFGYRELNRVMPDSGTSFTWGVRAFGPWIGWMTGWGLVAATVIVLSNLAGIAVEFLFLLIAQLSGNPGIADLAFNPLINVSVCLLFMLGATLVTYRDMQTTQKVQYVLVGFQVAVLVLFAIVAIVKVVNGEAPEPTAFSWSWFNPFEVPTFSALAAGLSLSIFIFWGWDVVLTMNEETKNPEKTPGRAAMLTVVVVVSLYLLLSIGLIMFAGVGTGALGLANEDISANVFFALSDPVLGPLAFLVSLAVLSSSAASLQSTAVGPARTLLAMGYYGALPPKFAKVSPRFFTPGYATIVSAVVASVFYAVMRLLSESVLTDTILSLGMMICFYYGLTAFACVWYFRRQWFDSARSFFFTFLFPLVGGGILAVLFVTTLIDSMDPAYGSGSSIGGVGLVFVLGVGIILAGVAIMFWQAVRRPAFFRGETLSKEAPPSLTRR
- a CDS encoding universal stress protein, producing MTSSIVVGYTATDAGADALALGARLARGLGMALDLVIVLPAEGTRSAAVPPERAYEDHVRGQAQQWLRDAAASVPDDVAVTGHVRFGDSFAEGLIQAGEEFDARLIVVGAANGSAFGRHRLGSVASELVHSSPIPVALAPAGSARDTDVTTPISRVTAAVGTRAGADVLLEEAAALTTASGGSLRLISLVPFDVPAGLDTGTITLVQGAHGDDVLTQAREALPEGITAELERAAGESVEVAIAHLPWQPGEVLLVGSSRLAQPRRLFLGSTAAKMLHELPVPMIVVPRTRAAGEA
- a CDS encoding flavin monoamine oxidase family protein — translated: MTELSRDVVVVGAGAAGLTAANELRKAGLSVAVLEARDRVGGRLWTDVIDGATLEIGGQWVSPDQDALKETLADLGLETYSRYREGDSVYIGRDGKLTRFTGDIFPVAPETEKELVRLIDKLDAMVAQVDPDRPWETPDAEALDTISFEQWLANETEDQEARDNIALFIGPAMLTKPAHSFSTLQALLMAASAGSFTHLVDADFILDERVVGGLQQVPLRLAERLGDDVLLNQPVRTLEWGDPSTGSASGVVARTDDTTVRARFAILAHAPVLYNRISFVPALPRRQHQLHQHLSMGFVIKVHAVYDRPFWRDNGLSGTAFSPYELAHEAYDNTNHGDERGTLVGFVSDKNADGVFQLSAEERKERILESLSHYYGPEAKNPVVYYESDWGSEEWTRGAYAASFDLGGLHRYGADLRTPVGPIHFACSDMAGAGYQHVDGAIRMGRLVASNIVEASRANGDAEQLAAAGSAER